The following are encoded in a window of Candidatus Hydrogenedens sp. genomic DNA:
- a CDS encoding saccharopine dehydrogenase NADP-binding domain-containing protein — protein sequence MKDKILIYGAYGYTGLLILEECIKQQLPVIIGGRNENKLKEISQKYSLEYRAFTLDNIDEIAINLDNIRVVIHAAGPFQYTAQNMVLACIKTGTHYIDITGEIDVFEWIATQDYEAKNKNIMLLPGGGYDVVPSDCLASYLKSLLPDATHLSLAFYTRGRPSHGTMLTAIESMGKGGQIRKDGILQSVPPAYKKMKINFGEETKLCVTIPWGDVSTAYYSTQIPNIEVYMAISKGMSFMLQGIKVTQNIIGTEPVQNFLKNRIPEGGPSKEERAKSFAFLWGEVKNEKGVYKRAGMKTPDGYDLTAYSSVLIAKKVLNGNFKPGFQTPSLAYGYDLVLELPNVERGDIND from the coding sequence ATGAAAGATAAAATTTTGATATATGGTGCCTACGGATACACAGGTTTGTTAATTCTTGAAGAATGTATAAAACAACAATTACCCGTTATTATTGGGGGAAGAAATGAAAATAAGTTAAAAGAAATTTCTCAAAAATATAGTTTAGAATACCGTGCTTTTACACTGGATAATATAGATGAAATAGCGATTAATTTAGACAATATTCGTGTCGTTATCCATGCCGCAGGACCTTTCCAATATACAGCCCAAAACATGGTATTAGCATGTATTAAAACAGGAACTCATTATATTGATATTACTGGAGAAATAGATGTATTCGAATGGATTGCAACCCAAGATTATGAAGCAAAAAATAAAAACATAATGCTCTTACCCGGTGGCGGTTATGATGTTGTCCCCAGTGATTGTCTCGCCTCTTATCTAAAATCCTTATTACCTGATGCAACCCATTTATCCCTTGCTTTCTACACCAGGGGCCGTCCTTCCCACGGAACCATGTTAACAGCAATTGAGAGTATGGGAAAAGGTGGACAAATAAGAAAGGATGGAATACTCCAATCTGTGCCACCCGCATATAAGAAAATGAAAATTAACTTTGGGGAAGAAACAAAATTATGTGTAACAATTCCGTGGGGTGATGTAAGCACTGCCTATTACTCTACCCAAATTCCTAATATAGAAGTGTACATGGCTATATCTAAAGGTATGAGTTTTATGTTACAAGGAATTAAGGTAACACAAAACATTATAGGAACAGAACCTGTACAAAATTTTTTAAAAAACCGTATTCCTGAAGGCGGTCCCTCCAAGGAAGAGAGAGCAAAAAGTTTTGCTTTTTTATGGGGTGAAGTTAAAAATGAAAAAGGCGTTTATAAAAGAGCAGGGATGAAAACACCAGATGGTTATGATTTAACTGCATATTCAAGTGTTCTTATCGCCAAAAAAGTATTAAATGGTAATTTTAAACCCGGTTTCCAAACACCTTCCCTCGCTTACGGTTATGACCTTGTATTAGAACTACCCAATGTCGAACGAGGGGATATTAACGATTAA
- a CDS encoding SAM-dependent chlorinase/fluorinase, which yields MEKIKYITLLTDFGNKDPYVAEIKGILFSSLSNINIVDLSHEISPQNIIEGALFLEQIWDYWQIPSVHISVIDPGVGTERRIIIIHENQKFLICPDNGLATFILRTKHAEVRHVKYFNTLTQYISNTFHGRDIMAPIAIQLVKGGNWEDFGPSVDDWQVLNIPEAYKKDNNIYGEVIHIDRFGNAITNIRKEQIQDNLPIYAKIKNSFQKIPFSLSYGKVSVGQSVCLFGSGNRLEIAVNCSSAEKQLKIKIGTEVRLVLKRD from the coding sequence ATGGAAAAAATAAAGTATATTACATTACTTACGGATTTTGGGAACAAAGACCCTTATGTTGCCGAGATAAAAGGAATTCTTTTTTCTTCCTTGTCAAATATAAACATAGTAGATTTGTCTCATGAAATAAGCCCACAAAATATAATAGAGGGGGCATTATTTTTAGAACAGATTTGGGACTATTGGCAGATACCTTCCGTACATATATCTGTAATAGACCCGGGTGTTGGAACAGAAAGAAGAATAATCATAATCCATGAAAATCAGAAATTTTTAATATGTCCTGATAATGGTCTTGCCACTTTTATTTTAAGAACCAAACATGCAGAAGTTCGACATGTAAAATATTTTAATACACTTACGCAATATATAAGTAACACATTCCATGGTAGGGATATTATGGCTCCTATTGCTATTCAATTGGTAAAAGGAGGAAACTGGGAAGATTTTGGACCTTCTGTGGATGATTGGCAAGTTTTGAATATCCCGGAGGCGTACAAAAAAGATAATAATATTTATGGAGAAGTAATCCACATAGACCGATTTGGGAATGCTATTACAAATATAAGAAAGGAGCAGATACAAGATAATTTGCCGATATATGCAAAGATAAAAAATAGTTTTCAAAAAATTCCTTTTTCACTAAGTTATGGTAAAGTAAGTGTAGGACAATCGGTATGTTTATTTGGAAGTGGAAACCGTTTAGAAATTGCAGTTAATTGTAGTTCCGCAGAAAAACAACTCAAAATAAAGATTGGCACAGAGGTTCGGCTTGTTTTGAAAAGAGATTAA
- a CDS encoding FAD-dependent oxidoreductase, which produces METKYRIAIIGSGPSGFFSAEHLLRIHSDCEIDMYERYPDPFGLVRKGVAPDNPNIRNVSRAFDMIASNNRFAYFGNVDVGVDITLTELQNFYDAVILACGMETSQRLGIPGEDLPGCYTASSIVGWYNCHPVYHSLDIKLEGERAVIIGMGNVALDVARILCRPVSELSQTDISKHAIKVLEESKLKEVYIVGRRGPTQAKFKENEILSMEEIGDTDIIIEPSELEINKASQEEIDSNPSIQRMFEYFKKFSMNKVEKNRQIYFAFLRSPIRIIGDGKVEQIMFEKNILEGPVNKQRAIGTGVIEKLDCDYVISCIGYRGNRFPGLPYDEIKGIIPNKNGRVVKDDKIVAGVYVTGWIKRGPIGLIGHNKPDSLETVKNLLEDLPQLEGNRQGSRDDVIKLLKSKNIQFINYDDWKKIDSSEIERGKILGKIRDRFCSSEDMLNIVSNKK; this is translated from the coding sequence ATGGAGACAAAATACAGGATAGCTATAATAGGTAGTGGACCAAGCGGTTTTTTTTCTGCGGAACATCTCCTTCGGATTCATTCAGACTGTGAAATAGATATGTATGAAAGGTATCCAGACCCATTTGGTCTGGTTCGTAAAGGAGTAGCTCCTGATAATCCGAATATACGAAATGTATCCAGAGCATTTGATATGATAGCGAGTAATAATAGATTTGCCTATTTTGGAAATGTTGATGTAGGGGTAGATATAACACTAACGGAATTACAAAATTTTTATGATGCGGTTATTCTTGCTTGTGGTATGGAAACCAGTCAGAGATTAGGCATTCCCGGTGAAGATTTACCGGGCTGTTATACGGCCAGTTCTATTGTGGGGTGGTATAATTGTCATCCTGTTTACCATTCATTAGATATAAAACTTGAAGGAGAACGGGCTGTAATCATTGGAATGGGAAATGTGGCTTTAGATGTAGCAAGAATTTTATGCAGACCTGTGAGTGAACTATCCCAAACAGATATATCAAAACATGCTATAAAAGTTTTAGAAGAAAGCAAACTCAAAGAAGTTTATATTGTGGGTAGAAGAGGCCCCACGCAGGCGAAATTTAAAGAGAATGAAATTCTATCCATGGAAGAAATTGGGGATACAGATATTATTATAGAACCTTCTGAATTGGAGATAAACAAAGCCAGTCAGGAAGAAATAGATAGCAATCCTTCTATACAAAGGATGTTCGAGTATTTTAAGAAGTTTTCGATGAATAAAGTAGAAAAGAATAGACAAATTTATTTTGCTTTTCTACGATCTCCCATACGGATTATAGGTGATGGAAAAGTGGAACAAATAATGTTCGAAAAAAATATTCTTGAAGGTCCTGTAAATAAACAAAGAGCGATTGGCACAGGTGTAATAGAAAAGTTGGATTGTGATTATGTTATATCATGTATTGGATATAGAGGGAACCGATTTCCTGGACTTCCTTATGACGAAATTAAGGGAATAATTCCCAATAAAAATGGTAGAGTTGTAAAGGATGATAAAATTGTAGCAGGGGTATATGTTACGGGTTGGATAAAAAGGGGACCGATTGGGTTGATAGGTCATAACAAACCGGATAGTTTGGAAACTGTTAAAAATCTATTAGAGGACTTACCTCAATTAGAAGGGAATAGACAAGGGTCGAGAGATGATGTTATTAAATTATTGAAATCTAAAAATATACAATTTATCAACTATGATGACTGGAAAAAAATTGATAGTTCTGAAATAGAAAGAGGAAAAATACTTGGCAAAATACGAGACCGCTTTTGTTCATCAGAAGATATGTTAAATATAGTATCTAATAAAAAATGA
- a CDS encoding response regulator, with translation MDNKLLKDKKILIIEDEIDILSSLKILFEAEGAKIFQSEYASIAVKIAEKEIPDLCIFDVMLPDESGIQLYVEFKNHPYLNNIPIVFVTGVNTYELGNSLSAEKISEMYQVPPPEGFIEKPFNPDELLDIVYNIFHFSK, from the coding sequence ATGGATAACAAATTATTAAAAGATAAAAAAATATTAATAATAGAAGATGAAATAGATATTTTAAGTTCTTTAAAAATACTTTTTGAGGCTGAAGGAGCAAAAATTTTTCAATCCGAATATGCATCAATTGCTGTAAAGATAGCCGAAAAAGAAATACCCGATTTGTGTATCTTTGATGTTATGCTACCGGATGAAAGTGGTATTCAACTATATGTTGAATTTAAAAATCATCCTTATCTTAATAATATTCCGATTGTCTTTGTTACAGGTGTAAATACCTATGAGTTAGGAAACTCCTTATCTGCCGAAAAAATATCAGAGATGTATCAAGTACCTCCTCCCGAAGGTTTTATAGAAAAACCTTTCAATCCCGATGAACTTTTAGATATTGTATATAATATTTTCCATTTCTCAAAGTAA
- a CDS encoding M24 family metallopeptidase, producing MKDRELFEIRIALIKAFLNQYGYKGILLSRVDNFAMATGGKRNYIWKYSDLGANSLLVDKDGKVYYVGNNIEEPRIMDEELNNFPCEKLSFLWYDTMPSSVVKKHFKIKDVSKWVSDDGSLGKNVNNELSVIKALLTKIELQKYKELGRLASDAMVSTLKEIKLFDTETDISARLVYEGHKRGCLVPVALVASDERIKKYRHPLPTEPLLLSNKDSKKIKNIVMVVGCFLKEGLVVSLTRFKQVGKISEETRNAFDRICCVDALIQEATVPGKTLGDVFRKCMEAYKLMGFPENEWHNHHQGGATGYAGRTCKGTPNETFPVLDTFYPSLVEKELGKSIPFGTAFAWNPSAKGVKSEDTFILYPDGKKEIITSTDELPTVDLKRLLKREINITKSGIYIDK from the coding sequence ATGAAAGACCGTGAATTGTTTGAAATTCGTATTGCACTTATTAAGGCTTTTTTGAACCAGTATGGATATAAAGGAATTTTATTATCACGAGTAGATAACTTTGCAATGGCAACAGGTGGAAAAAGGAATTATATATGGAAGTATTCCGATTTGGGAGCCAATTCTTTATTGGTAGATAAAGATGGTAAAGTATATTATGTGGGCAATAATATAGAAGAACCTCGCATTATGGATGAGGAACTTAACAATTTTCCATGCGAGAAACTTTCTTTTTTATGGTACGATACAATGCCTTCGAGTGTTGTTAAAAAACATTTTAAGATTAAAGATGTATCGAAATGGGTATCTGATGATGGTAGTTTGGGAAAAAATGTAAACAATGAACTGTCTGTAATAAAGGCATTATTAACAAAAATAGAACTCCAAAAATACAAAGAATTAGGGCGACTTGCAAGTGATGCGATGGTAAGCACATTGAAAGAGATAAAACTATTTGATACGGAAACAGATATATCGGCAAGATTAGTATATGAAGGGCATAAACGAGGTTGTCTTGTCCCTGTAGCGTTAGTTGCAAGTGATGAACGAATAAAAAAATATAGACATCCTTTACCGACAGAGCCCTTATTATTGTCAAATAAGGATAGTAAAAAAATAAAAAATATCGTAATGGTTGTAGGATGTTTTTTAAAAGAAGGGTTAGTCGTTTCTCTTACAAGGTTTAAACAAGTAGGCAAAATTTCTGAAGAAACAAGAAATGCTTTTGATAGGATATGTTGTGTAGATGCATTAATACAAGAAGCCACAGTCCCCGGGAAAACTTTAGGAGATGTTTTTAGGAAATGTATGGAAGCCTATAAATTAATGGGATTTCCCGAAAATGAGTGGCATAATCATCATCAGGGTGGGGCAACAGGTTATGCAGGGAGAACCTGTAAAGGAACTCCCAATGAGACTTTCCCTGTTCTGGATACATTCTATCCATCGCTTGTAGAAAAAGAATTAGGGAAATCTATTCCATTTGGAACTGCTTTTGCTTGGAATCCTTCTGCAAAAGGCGTTAAATCTGAAGACACATTTATTTTATATCCCGATGGGAAAAAAGAGATTATTACTTCCACCGATGAACTTCCGACTGTTGACCTGAAGAGGCTTCTTAAACGAGAAATAAATATTACAAAATCAGGGATATATATTGATAAATAA
- a CDS encoding flavodoxin: MKILIVYGSNTGNTAYVAEIISSALSEHEVKIKNVLSVDTEEFRQYDLLILGTSTWGNGEAQKDWKEVLKKLDKRIIGGKLIALFGLGDSAMFPEQFASEVRNIYDVVIENGGIVIGFWKNEGYNFQSSKALLGDKFCGLIIDQDNESYLTVQRIVDWVKILDEEIANYKSEND; encoded by the coding sequence TTGAAAATATTAATTGTTTATGGAAGTAATACAGGTAATACTGCTTATGTGGCAGAGATAATATCTTCTGCACTTTCTGAGCATGAGGTAAAAATAAAAAATGTTCTATCTGTTGATACTGAAGAATTTAGGCAGTATGATTTGCTTATTTTGGGGACATCTACATGGGGAAATGGAGAGGCTCAAAAAGATTGGAAAGAAGTGTTAAAGAAATTAGATAAGAGGATAATTGGGGGTAAACTGATTGCTTTATTTGGTTTAGGTGATAGTGCTATGTTTCCTGAACAGTTTGCCAGTGAAGTGAGAAATATTTATGATGTAGTTATTGAAAATGGGGGTATTGTTATTGGTTTTTGGAAAAATGAAGGTTATAATTTTCAATCTTCAAAGGCTCTATTAGGGGATAAATTCTGTGGTTTGATTATTGACCAAGATAACGAAAGTTATTTAACTGTGCAAAGGATAGTTGATTGGGTAAAGATTTTAGATGAAGAGATTGCTAATTACAAATCTGAAAACGATTAA